The nucleotide sequence tacatttggattattttagttgaagtaagattttgaacTGCAATCATACCtaggtttttttatttttgttgtatttgtacTTATTTTCAATCGTAGTATTGGtagttaaacaaaataatcagAGCGCATGCCTGTGACGTCATCATGAGAATTTtgcttttaatgtaaacaaaatcgtAGATAATAGATACCTATCGATTATAGGTCACAGTTAGATAATTATGTGACCCTGGGGTGTGACgatttttgaccccaggggtatgaTTTGAGcaatatttgtacatttttgaccccaggggtatgaTTTGAGCAATATTTGTAAAGGACACAAGACAATGTTTCACACCAAATGTTAAACCACTGACCCTTGTGGTTTATGAGaataagattttaaaagttatatACTATATAAATAATGCGAACTCTGGGGCACTGCGCGTTTTCACTCCAGGGGGCATTATTTTTAGCAAAATAAGTTGAGGACCAGTAGATGATGTTACAAACCCTGATCcttaaatcatgtgacccctaaTAATGGCCAGTTTCCACCTCAAGAGCATGATTTCAACAATAGTTGGGGACCACTAGAAAATCTTACAAATCAAATATTAAAGTGATatatattatgggcatctaactgtttataggtgtctatatttttggtgttttcacttcatatatacttatatttgttaatacagcatcaacatactaaaacaatatccctgaaagagaaaaataatgcatttgaatatcaaccgtatttTAGTTTTGACAGctgacaacagaaatgattcgatttacgatgtgaatctaaattgagttttagtgcagattcgttcatacgatacaaagaaactattttgttttacggatcatttcgccTTAGAGGACTGggttagtcatgtaaaatattgaatataatatatatttatataaacaactggtagacagaggagttgcagataattggtcagtaaccacattttaactaactattttaaCCTGTTAATTCCTTTCAGCTCAATACAACAGtaaaaaatgcacataatatcattttaaacttAGCATTGCTGTTAATTAAGGAGAAGATTTGTTAAGTTTCCACTTTAAAAATCTAGTTTTAGCTCTGACAACCTCAATATGCAGTGGACCAGAAAGATTCAAACAACTGTGAAAGAGGGTCATCCAAGGATCAATCATGTGAcgttttgtaaaaaacaacaacaaccaagcAACCACCATACAGTGTAACACCAAATATATAACCATAACACTTGTGGTTTCAGatattgtttaaagttatttactgCGTTAGTCATTATAACTGATGTAACCTGTGAGGCGTAGCCCCTTTTTACCCCGGGATATAAAAAATTAAGTAGAGGACCACTCGACAATCTAACGCACTTAATATTAAAGCCCAGACTCTAGCAGTTTTAGAGAAgatgttttttaagttttctgTCAAAGGGTTAAGGAGAAGAAGTTCTTTGAAGAAAAAGTTAGTGCACAAACCTAACACACTTCAGCTACTAACTGAGATCTGACATCGCAGGATCTTAAAAGCTCCCCATGGGTCCTATGTACTCAGGTGAAAGTGAATGACCCAAGGGTAAATTCTGTGAAGTTTCATTCAAATCTGCCATGCGGAGAGGTCCTTAAAAAAAAgggctttttgtaaaacatgcatgcccccccatatgggatgtcagttgtagtggcagccattgtgtgaatatgttttttgtcactgtgaccttgacctttgacctagtgacctgaaaatcaataggggtcatctgccagtcatgatcaatgtccctatgtagtttcatgatcctaggcgtaagcattcttgagttatcatccggaagccattttactgtttcgagtcactgtgactttgacctagtgacctgaaaatcaataggggtcatgtgccagtcatgatcaatgtacctatgaagtttcatgatcccaggcgtaggCATTCGTGagctatcatccgaaaaccatttaactgtttcgagtcactgtgaccatgacctttgacctagtgacctgaaaatcaataggggtcatcttccagtcatgatcaatgtacctattaagtttcatgatcctaggcgtaagtattcttgagttatcatccagaaaccatttactatttcgagtcactgtgaccttgacctttgacctagtgacctaaaaatcaataggggtcatctgccagtcatgatcaatgtacctatgaagtttcatgatcctaggcataagtattgctgagttatcattcggaaaccatttgactatttcgagtcactgtgaccttgacctttgacctagtgacctgaaaatcaataggggtcatctgccagtcatgatcaatgtacctatgaagtttcatgaaccttggcataagcattcttagagttatcatccggaaactgttttactgtttcgagtcactgtgaccttgacctttgacctattgacctgaaaatcaataggggtcacctgccattcatgatcaatgcacctatgaagtttcattatcctaggcctaggcgttcttgagttatcagaccgacagactgacggaccgacatgtgcaaaacaatataccccctcttctttgaagaggggcataacaagttgatagtacattaatatataattatttccaaaccaaTTTTCGCGCaccgaaaaacaaaaaactagttggctaaaagaaattttgggacagcgctagccctggtagatagaccccacaacaccagtacataatataatctgcaaatgtggtcctttggaagcataaactgcatccaagaacgagtcaatgtgaccttgacctttgacctagtgacctgaaaatcaataggggtcatctgccagtcatgatcaatgtacctatgaagtttcatgatcctaggcgcaagcgttcttgagttatcatccgaaaaccatctggtggatggacagactgactgacctaccaacatgtgcaaaacaatatacccctcttcttcgaagggggcataataacgCACATgtacagactgacggacaactGACAACATGGTTCCCTAACACCTCTTTATGTAGACTTTGTGACTTTCTGATTATATTTAAAGACCACCATTCAGTTTGTGTgtatatttaacgaaatattgaTTTGAATCGACATTtgaattttacatttaaacatatttagttCCTGAAGTTTAACACTTTCCATTAGTCAACAAGAGATGGGTttgacagaaacacaatgccccctactgcaccgctttgaaataaaatttctatttatcatttggcaggtatagaaatcatatccctttaaagcttattacttcccttggattttgtccaaccCTTATCAATggacatatttttttctttttcataaaataattaaaataataataaaataaaataaaacataagtccacaggtatgcaATGAACCCTAcaattcacaaattagtacaggaaagaaatgataattatatcatttaaaaaaaatctttgacaaatcaatgatttgagttataaataatcaaaataaaaaatctgtacagtaactgtgaaaagaacttaaattcttggtaaggatatatataatctgagatttataattatataaattacgtcccttgaaaataattgtctctaacaaatctctatttttagtagcaaaaaattaaaagcctctactgtgactgtagattcgccactcaaaatgtgcagctccatgagatacacatgcatgccaaatatcaagttgctatgttcaatattgaataattatctccctttaaagcctATTTttttcccttggatttgtatttttgaccttagaccttgaaggatgaccttgaccttttaccaggatgtgtttgtcagaaacacaatgctacctactgcaccgctttgatttatttaacaaaaatatatacgtgggcaggtcagataactatgtccatttaaagcttattacttcccttggatttgttttttcgaccccctgaccttgtttttgacccggcatgacccatattcgaacttgacctagatattgtctagatacaacttctgaccaagtttcgtaaagattggatgaaaactatttgaattaatgagcggacacaaaaagtgtgacagactgacagacagacagacagacagacagaaagacagacagacagacagacagacagacagacagacagacagacagacagactgacagacagactgacggacagtgcaaaaactataaaccccttttcttcgaaagggggcataaaaatatactatGTATTTCAGTAGATTATTTTATCATTGATGTGTCtcatcaaattaaacaaaatatacaaagtGATCTTTAATCATTTAAAACCATATCACACTGAAAATAGATTAACAATACCAGTACCAGTATGGTATGGGTACCTGTGATAACTGAAGTAGGACAAGATACACACTCACATGACCAGATTTCGCATGACATGGGTCAACTTGATTGAATATCAACATTTCAGCTAACACAAGACTTGATCAATAGTGGCGAAATGGCTTCCAATCTGGAGGGCTCAATTCACAGAGGATCAGACTTGTTCTATGAATTTTATTGTTTCATCTGTCAAGAAAATGAAAGAAATACAGAGGCTGAATTCCACTGTGAGGAATGTTCTAGATTTTACTGTAGCAAATGTGTAGAGTACCATAACTATCTTTACAAGAAGCACACAATTCTGGGCAAGGAAAACATCAGCCAGTGGCAGGAGACCAGTGTGGATACACTAGAGCAATGTCAGGAGCACAAGAGGGAACTGACAGGCTTCTGTGAGGACCACAATCAGCTGGTATGTCACGCCTGCCATATCAACAATCATCAGTAAGTACTAGGTACTCTTTATCAAGATCTTTTTGCGCACATCTAAACCAATTTTTAATCATCCTTCATATTTCTGCAAATGCTGTACAAATAACACAAGGCCCTCAATTAAATTGTTTGCCCATTAGTAAAACATAAAGAGTacttaaatatcttttaaaaagatatgcTTTGACAAAATCATTAATTAAGTATTGTTGAAAATGGATGCTCGCCTTGgtttgaccttgagaaaatctattattagccttgatgaacttgaccctagtgacctcaaacctcatcaaaaggtagaggtccatgcaagatacctacatgccaaatatgtaagagagcgcttaatgagaaactgtaacaaaagtgtgacgaaaggaaggaagtaaggaagtaaataaggacaaactggcaactaaatgCTTCCCGAAAATTttcagggagcataaaaatatttttctaaaaaaatcagGTCCACATTTCAAGCCATAACAAAGTCATCATATTTGGGATAGTGTTGTAACCTTGACAACCAACTTGTTGATCTGAAAACTGATAGGCTTCCTTCTTTCCTCACTAGTAACAAGCATACTAACTTGGGTATTCTCAGGTCAAGGCATTCTCTAAATACAGTGAAACCTTGCTATTAAGACCACCTGTGGGACTTTTGAAAAGTGGTCTTAATACAGAGTTGGTCTTTTTATTAATTTGATGGACAGATAATACAAAAACATTAATATTctatgaattttaatatttttgcataaaatataacagtAATTCATTTATGCAGTGTACAAAGATAATATGTCcagtaagggtatcacgtttaccaatttttctaaacgtttaaacgaaattaaataaacgaaacgttaccgtttaaacggtatccctatgtctgttttaaaagcatcagtgccatcGCATCTCCAAACTGGAAGTAGCAATTATTTCCGGAAATTAtttagtgcatatcccattcgcgcaatgacgtcatattaaaaccaactgttctcgtcgttgtcgaaccattgggtcacactttgtctacttacatgccgtaatattttgtaacaaagacgAATTAATATCGAACCAACATTCCTTAAATAAGAGTAAACCGGTTTTTAAGttgtcaatgttttacttaacacgatgtacatcaaaagatgcatacttcAATTTACTTCAAAATATTCCTATACGGAGATTGTTCGCCATATATCTTGAAATGAATGTTGATGAAGAAACGTCGGAAAAATTTCCTCGTGCACTTTGTGCCGACGCGCGTCCAATGGTCAAGGCGATTCGAGTCATGCTCATGCAACAAAAGGCGGGAATTTCGTGATGACGtgcgttaaatattcaagacctctagtccgtacatggtgtattgttatgttaacggtattgtgaataagggGCATGTGGTGCACGTGATACAATAAGTTTTTAATACGAGTCTTTGTCAGCAGCTGTTAACAAGCTTTGCAACGtcgtaacgtaatgaactaaactgatttatattgatattgactttcgtttaaacgtttacagtttttgtaaacgtttttgacCAAAACACGAATCGCAACCATTTAAACGTTGaaacgtgatacccttaatgTCCAGCTTTTCAAACAAAAAGTGGAAAATACGTGTACATGTACTTTTCATCATGACACTATCCTTTAGGTTTACTTAAAGAATTCAGCTGTTTTTTTTAGAATAGCTTGAACCTACAAAGTAAAATAAGAATATTTAGTATGGCTTATACAATTAAATGCTAGgattgcagacgacatttcaCATCTGACATATTTTTTCAAACAGCTAGAGCTTAAACAGTAGTTTATCACAACAGGCAATTTCTATTAAAAGCGCaatttttttctatgttttttttagattttccATCACTCACGTTGATCAAATCAATCTTCTTTTAAACACCACAATTTCCGTTTTCCCTTATCCCTTTTGAATAACAATATTGTATACAGGTTAGTTATTATATGCATCACGAACAAAACCATCTTACTCAATTATgctaactgttaaattatttgcCGTATTTAATCTTcaaagtgtgtaccaaacaatGACCAATTCACCCATTAAATAAGCGATTATAATAGCTAATTGTCAATCACGAATCAAATGTTAAAAAGAATAACAATTGCCGAAAATCAAACACCTGCATCGCAAATCGATGCCAAAAACAGTTGTCATGAATTGTGGTTAATTGGGTCACAATTGCTTCGTACACAAACCCATTCGAATCACAACACAAAATCAAGTAACTTGTGAAAATTACTGGTTGTTTGGCCGGTGTCAATTTAGAGCAATTTTGTTCATTGGTACTGATTAAagtcaggggcgtagataacctccaaacattggggaggctgtccagtttctgtactggggACATAAAGAGGTTTTAGTGTATTGTCCATTACctgggtactttgtagtatactgaAAAGTACCCGTGGTACTTTTGAGAAGTACTGAAGCGGACAATAACCAATCGTGTGTTATTGACTCATTTGGCATTtgatatatatactaatacaccGGTACCATGTTATATTATATTCTACTTGTGAATGTCTCATCATTTTCTATGGCCCACTTATCTATAAGAGTTCTTAAATATGATCAGGTATGTACACCATTTTAAGGCAAATAAATCTAACAATATATGTATTCAGTACCTTTGTCCAATTCAAGAAATTTGTGAACCAAATGCTGATGTGATCCCAGGACGGTTTTGTTTAACGGTAGACCACGTCACACACAGCATACCAAGTCTTAATGTCAGACtagttaaaacattatttataacagTGAATAACAATAAAGTCAACGTTTAAGATGTATAATAATAACGCAATGCGTACTTTTATCCAATGCAAATGCAGAGCTGAAACTAATCAGCAAAATTAGAAGAATAGCCCGTCCTTTATCAAAACACCAACAGTGCAatcacaaaaaagaaaaagaaaacaattaacgcaatgacatttaccagggaccctggtttatgacacctaacaagggatatggacacatcactattggcaacctcggagcagatggagaggggacacatggcttctgcactgaaagcgcgtgattacaaaaatactgggtTTGGGGAGGCGATTTTTTGGGGATTTTACgctttatttatataacgatgactagccgaaatattggggagTCGGCCGCCTCTTCTGCCTCCAAATTATCTACGCCCCTGAAAGTGATCGTAATAGCGGATTAGTGGGTTGGTCAGATTAGTGAGTGTAATGACCATTAAAATATAGAAGGAAAAATCAGGACTATAAAATGGTGGTCGTCTTAGCGAGTTGGTCTTAATACCAAAGTGGTTGTAAAGAGAGTTTTTACTGTATCTAAATTTCAATTATCTTTCAACATTTAATAGTTTTGAACAACCGTTATTTACTGCAAACCATGGTcaaaaggtatttatttaaatcaaaacagGGAAATAAATCTTCCCAAAGTTGTGTAATTTGTAACCATAAAAACATatctgtattttattttgttacaatatgtaacaacaagagctgtcccataggatgacttatgccccctacaaacgcttgatagaagttatgagctttttttcgaaaccttaacgcagatttcgaaacctaaacaaagatttcgaaacctaaatgcggaccctaagttcaaggtaaaggtcacaggggtcaaaatgtgtgtgcgtcaAGACTTTGTTGTGTTACCTTTGGTCTGTAAATCAtgaaaaactagagctttgtcacagacgtgacatatacccccatgtgccgcattgacacagattattttgcatgctgtcttcacaaaacaagagaatctaatttatggtgatttttaagaattattatgccattatcatttatggccatatttgaccttagaactaaaagtgtgaccttgaccttagagatattgacgtaattctttcggacaacacactgtccaatgatggtgaacaaatatgccaaatgattttaaaatctcacaatgaacaacatagttatggcccagataagctcatttatggcctttttttacctttgaactcaaagtgtgaccttgaccttggaaatatcaacgtaattctttcgcgcgacacactgtccaatgatggtgagcaaatgtgcgaAACGatttataaaatctcacaatgaacgacatagttatggcccagacaagctcatttatggccatttttgacctttgaactcaaagtgggaccttgaccttggagatatcgacgtaattctttcacatgacactatgtccaatgatggtgaacaaatgtgccaaatgattttaaaatcgcacaatgaacgacatagttattgcccggacaagctaatgtatggccatttttgacattttaactcgaagtgtgaccttgaccttggagatatcaacctAATTCTTTCGCCTGACACACtgaccaatgatggtgaacaaatgtgccaaatgattttaaaatctcacaataaatgacaaagtttgagcacgcgcggtaggtacaaacaaaagctgactagcatattttaaaagagagtgaatcaataatttctctcaTCCCTGAATAGTAAACACCTCTTTTTTTGCTCAAACGTTTGTTATAGTTgttaaaaataccatgatttaatcatttttctgtAGATGAACTTATCTCAAACGTGTTTAATTTATAAGTATACTATGTAACAAGATATagtgctgcatgtacatgtatacagctTCTGTCTCCTAACTATGTAATTGCatactgtgcgtaggcctgggcatacagttttaatggaagtttttcaaccaacctaccaagacattgactccattgtatatatattatactattaaaatatattttaaatcatacagacaagtaccaaacatcaaaaaccttactatcctcagtccatGCGTAGTAATAGAACTAATATATCattccatatcagttggatatgtATATGTCTtttgatatagctctattgtgatgcttttctttaatctaatctgaaaagtaaagaaaattattcgctaaatattaatattagaagacacatcactaacgagctttaccattTACAtcacttttatttgctatatctataaagcgTGCAAAAAAAccaagaacatgaataatgtttttcagaacaaatattgcatatgtcaagccgtttgtatataggttccttcattaccatacagctgacaaagtctgtttttcatgtcCTTTAAGGATcttagctactggacccatttGTATAGGCGGCTGcacatctgaacggtgtatttagactttaattctgtattaaacgtctgacatacatgtatatcagtgttagatttgttatgtgtaattattcataataatagtaatagtaataacaacaaacgacttgaattttgacatttcctaaaagaaacactactgttgtttaaatacttattatccactactAAATGTGAAGCAAAAAAGATATCAACGTAACTGGTCATAACTGTataaatgacaatgtttgtacctcccgcgcgcgctcaggAATCGGAAAACCCAACAGCGttgagttccgaattaaatctattacTTTGACATccgaaataacatttaaaagaaatttgcttgCAAAGATTGTTAAAAAAGCATTAAAGCATAAAAGAAAACGTGTTGGTTATAGTAAATTATTGATTTTACCCACTACATCTCTCATGAAAGAAGATATATTTGtaagatatttaaaaattaacgttgccctgtgaccttgacctttgatctcttgatTTGAAAATCATTATGGGTCATCCTATCAAGACAAACCAGCAATCAAATGTAAATGATTCTTAGTATTCTCTGGATATTGTGTGGAAGCAATTCTCATGTTACAAGCACATCTGACCTTGATCTTTGTTCTGTTCACagggtccagtaaaaaaaaaaaaaaaaaaaaaaaaaaaattgtttatgtaaGAAAAAGGAATTCCTTTTATTCCTTTTTCttacataaacaattttttttttttttttttttttttactggaccctGTGGTTCTGTTGACATAAAAATcaatacagaaaaaaacacatatagCGTGCAGTTTTTAAACTCAAAGTATCAAATAAATAGTTGATGCTTGTAGTACATTAATACAACACTATCCTGGCTGTATCTTGGCTGCTTACTTTCTAAAAATGTACTACATTATCGTAAATAATCATAAAAGATCTTTTAGACCTATGTGCCCTTCTGGTAAGTGTAAGAATTACcctgttaaaatatttattttaaaattaaattcccATCTTTAAGTTAAAACATCACAGGGAATATGTTTTTTTAAGACATGTCATGTGACAAATTTATTTgattcaaaataatttgtttattaaataatgcTTAGCAAAACACATACATGGCGTTAAATGGGTTTGTTTTTGTAGGAAATGCAGTCATGTGGTACTTATAGCTGACAAAGTGAAAGACCTTCATCAAAAAGGAGACTTTGAACATTTGTCAGCAACTGTTAATACGCAACAACagctgttgaaaaacatgaaagATGactttgagaaaaatatgaagtCTCTTGagaaatcttacaaaaaaattaTGGAAGAAATCTATGCTTTACGCAAGTCAATTAATGATTCCTTGGATCTTCTGGAGAAGAATACCAATAAGGCGTTggaaacattattagccaccatGAGGACATCTATTCAAACTGACATTGAAATCTGCTTAAAGTCCATCACTAATATAACATGCTTAAAAGAAGATTTGCAAACAAGAAAAGACAAAAGTGAAGCACTGAGTTTTATAAAGTAAAGAAAATGCCTTGACCAGTCCAATAAGGTAGAAGCAGTTTTACAAGCAATGACAACAAAGAATGAGAGGACACTTACCTTTAATCCTGCTACAACCATCCAACAAACCCTGTCCACCCTCTCAGGATTGGGACAAATAATCGACAAAGTGAAACCTGCTAAAAGGAAAACACAGAATACAGTTACCAGAAAGAGTACACTTACAGCATCCAGCAAGTCTGACCCTAAAAGTCAAATAACTCCAGGATTCAAGGTACAACAGTCCATTCCAGAATACAGTTCATCTCCACAGTACAGCACTGGAAACCAAACAAGTGATGTGACCAAGTCAGGCCAGGTGTCTGATCCAGTATCAAGTTCATCACACACGCTGGTCCAGGGATATCAACCAGGGACAGTAAGCGAGTCTGATACAATCATAAAAATGGAGAGAAGTAAGAAGTATAATGTGAAGATACCTTTGGAATGGAGGAATTCAGTAAAATGTAGTGTATCAAGCATCTGTGAGACAGCTAATGGAGAACTCCTCATCACAGACTATTTTAACAACCGTGTAAAGCTCCTGAATCAGACCTACAAGGTGGTGGCATACTGTGACTTGCCTGGTAGGCCATTTTCCATTTGCAGCATTGACTCAAGTCTTGTGGCTGTTACTCTGAGGAACAGAGAGGTCCATTTCATCAGAGTGACCAATGATCAGCTGGTAAAGGACAAGATACTGAAGCTCAAACATTACTGCTATGGCATTGCCCATCACAAAGGTAACCTGTACATTACAGATAGTGGAGCTCTGTATTGCTATACTGTGGATGGAAGACTGGTGAGCGAGATGTATGAAGAAACATCAGGTGGAATCACAGGtaataattatccccacgtttttttgagaaaaagtggggatattgtattgatgtgtgtccgtccgtccgttcgtcagtcctggccacctgctcctcctacactattagcactagagcCTTGAAAcgtacatacatggtagctatgagcatatgtgcgacggtgacagtgacggaattttgatctgacccctgggtcaaaagttatggggttggggcggggccgggtcagatattttcactcatttttatgttattttacattaacttcttcatttttgcaccgatttacttcaaattgatactgagcctctcttatgacaattaaAGGttgatctcaacta is from Dreissena polymorpha isolate Duluth1 chromosome 14, UMN_Dpol_1.0, whole genome shotgun sequence and encodes:
- the LOC127856882 gene encoding uncharacterized protein LOC127856882 isoform X1, which gives rise to MTTKNERTLTFNPATTIQQTLSTLSGLGQIIDKVKPAKRKTQNTVTRKSTLTASSKSDPKSQITPGFKVQQSIPEYSSSPQYSTGNQTSDVTKSGQVSDPVSSSSHTLVQGYQPGTVSESDTIIKMERSKKYNVKIPLEWRNSVKCSVSSICETANGELLITDYFNNRVKLLNQTYKVVAYCDLPGRPFSICSIDSSLVAVTLRNREVHFIRVTNDQLVKDKILKLKHYCYGIAHHKGNLYITDSGALYCYTVDGRLVSEMYEETSGGITVKTCAVSPDGERIYVAKWISNQLVTLSRDGTVISTFTDPALDWGDLGVLSVLHVTDSGQVLVCGIGSHKIIQVDRDGRQRLAEVVTKKDGVHNPTSVYYRKHTGSLIVGMYNNYDLLVFEAQ